In the Alligator mississippiensis isolate rAllMis1 chromosome 7, rAllMis1, whole genome shotgun sequence genome, one interval contains:
- the LOC132251734 gene encoding olfactory receptor 6F1-like, protein MGNHTGVQEFILLGFPGTWYFRFSLSVVFSVMYALTVIGNVSIIALVLTTSCLHTPMYYFLCNLSFLEIWYTTTCVPKAVGVLLGNSQTISFIACIFQLFLFLSLGSTECFLLAFMAYDRYLAICHPLRYSCLMSNTFCTQLAFASWLSGFLGISLMAFLISRLSFCGPNIINHFICDIDSLIALSCTDTSLVELAAFFVSIIVVVASCAVTLISYIYIIATILKIRSAQGQRKAFSTCSAHLTVVTIWFGSTIFLYVKPSAPNSLDMNKLINSFNTIITPLLNPFIYTLRNKEVKRALSKTFRRM, encoded by the coding sequence ATGGGGAACCACACCGGTGTGCAAGAGTTCATCCTCCTGGGATTCCCTGGCACGTGGTACTTCCGCTTCTCCCTCAGTGTGGTGTTTTCTGTGATGTATGCCCTGACGGTCATAGGGAATGTGTCCATCATAGCCTTGGTGTTGACCACTTCATGtctgcacacccccatgtactacTTCCTCTGCAATCTATCCTTCCTGGAGATCTGGTACACCACAACCTGTGTTCCCAAAGCCGTAGGCGTTTTGCTGGGGAACAGCCAAACCATCTCTTTCATTGCTTGCATCTTTCAATTGTTCCTTTTTCTGTCCCTGGGCTCTACAGAGTGTTTTCTGCTGGCCTTTATGGCCTATGACCGCTACCTGGCTATCTGCCACCCCCTGCGCTATAGCTGCCTCATGAGCAACACCTTCTGTACTCAGCTGGCCTTTGCCTCATGGCTGAGTGGTTTTCTGGGTATCTCTTTGATGGCATTCCTAATATCCAGGCTCTCTTTCTGTGGCCCTAACATCATCAATCACTTTATCTGTGACATAGACTCCTTGATAGCTCTGTCCTGTACTGACACTAGTCTTGTTGAGTTGGCAGCATTCTTTGTGTCAATTATTGTTGTCGTGGCCTCATGTGCTGTAACCTTGATCTCCTACATCTACATAATCGCAACCATATTGAAAATCCGGTCAGCCCAAGGTCAGCGAAAGGCCTTTTCCACTTGCTCTGCCCATCTCACCGTTGTGACTATTTGGTTTGGTTCCACCATTTTTCTGTATGTCAAGCCTTCTGCACCAAATTCACTGGACATGAACAAACTCATCAACAGTTTTAATACTATAATAACTCCATTGCTAAACCCTTTCATTTACACTCTAAGGAACAAAGAAGTGAAGCGAGCCTTGAGCAAGACATTTAGAAGAATGTGA
- the LOC132251650 gene encoding olfactory receptor 6F1-like has translation MGNHTSVQEFILLGFPGTWYFRFSLSVVFSVTYALTVIGNVSIIALVWTTAHLHTPMYYFLCNLSFLEIWYTTACVPKAVGVLLGNSQTISFTVCILQLFLIFSLGSTECFLLAAMAYDRYLAICHPLRYSSLMSNTFCIQLTFAAWLSAFLGISVLVFLVSRLSFCGPNSINHFFCDMDSWIALSCTDTRLVKLAAFFASIIVVVASCAVTLISYIYIISTILKIRSAQGRRKAFSTCSAHLTVVTIWFGSTIFLYVKPSAPNSLDMNKLINSFNTIITPLLNPFIYTLRNKEVKRALSKAFGKM, from the coding sequence ATGGGGAACCACACCAGTGTGCAAGAGTTCATCCTCCTGGGATTCCCTGGCACGTGGTACTTCCGCTTCTCCCTCAGTGTGGTGTTTTCTGTGACGTATGCCCTGACGGTCATAGGGAATGTGTCCATCATAGCCTTGGTGTGGACCACTGCACAtctccacacccccatgtactacTTCCTCTGCAATCTATCCTTCCTGGAGATCTGGTACACCACAGCCTGTGTCCCTAAAGCTGTGGGTGTCCTCTTGGGGAACAGCCAAACCATCTCTTTCACTGTCTGCATCTTGCAATTGTTCCTTATTTTCTCCCTGGGCTCCACAGAGTGTTTTCTACTGGCCGCTATGGCCTATGACCGCTACCTGGCTATCTGCCACCCCCTGCGCTATAGCTCCCTTATGAGCAACACCTTCTGTATACAGCTGACCTTTGCCGCATGGCTGAGTGCTTTTCTAGGTATCTCTGTGCTAGTATTTCTTGTATCCAGGCTGTCTTTCTGTGGCCCTAACAGCATCAATCACTTCTTTTGTGACATGGATTCCTGGATAGCTCTGTCCTGTACTGACACTAGGCTTGTAAAGTTGGCAGCATTCTTTGCATCAATAATTGTTGTTGTGGCCTCATGTGCTGTAACCTTGATCTCCTACATCTACATAATCTCAACCATATTGAAAATCCGGTCAGCCCAAGGCCGGCGAAAGGCCTTTTCCACTTGCTCTGCCCATCTCACCGTTGTGACTATATGGTTTGGCTCCACCATTTTTCTGTATGTCAAGCCTTCTGCACCAAATTCATTGGACATGAACAAGCTCATCAACAGTTTTAATACTATAATAACTCCACTGCTAAACCCTTTCATTTACACTCTAAGGAACAAAGAAGTGAAGCGAGCCTTGAGCAAAGCATTTGGTAAAATGTGA
- the LOC102569875 gene encoding olfactory receptor 6F1-like, whose protein sequence is MGNYTSVQEFILLGFPGTWYFRFSLSVVFSVMYGLTVIGNVSIIAMVWTTARLHTPMYYFLCNLSFLEIWYTTACVPKAVGVLLGSSQTMSSIVCILQLFLLLSLGSTECFLLAIMAYDRYLAICHPLRYSCLMSNTFCTQLSLSSWLTGFLGISVLAFLVSRLSFCGPNIINHFICDIDSLIALSCTDTSLVELTVFFASIIVVVASCAVTLISYIYIISTILKIRSAQGRRKAFSTCSAHLTVVTLWFGSAIFLYVKPATPNSLDMNKFINSFNTIITPLLNPFIYTLRNKDVKQALSKAFSKM, encoded by the coding sequence ATGGGGAACTACACCAGTGTGCAAGAGTTCATCCTCCTGGGATTCCCTGGCACGTGGTACTTCCGCTTCTCCCTCAGTGTGGTGTTTTCTGTGATGTATGGCCTGACGGTCATAGGGAATGTGTCCATCATAGCCATGGTGTGGACCACCGCACGtctccacacccccatgtactacTTCCTCTGCAATCTGTCCTTCCTGGAGATCTGGTACACCACAGCCTGTGTCCCCAAAGCTGTGGGTGTCCTGTTGGGGTCCAGCCAAACCATGTCTTCCATTGTTTGCATCTTGCAATTGTTCCTTCTTCTCTCCTTGGGCTCTACAGAGTGTTTTCTACTAGCCATTATGGCCTATGACCGCTACCTGGCAATCTGCCACCCCCTGCGCTATAGCTGCCTCATGAGCAACACCTTCTGCACTCAGCTGTCCCTTAGCTCATGGCTGACTGGTTTTCTGGGTATTTCTGTGCTGGCGTTCCTAGTATCCAGGCTTTCTTTTTGTGGCCCTAACATCATCAATCACTTTATATGTGACATAGATTCCTTgatagctctgtcctgcactgacACAAGCCTTGTTGAGTTGACAGTATTTTTTGCATCAATTATTGTTGTCGTGGCCTCATGTGCTGTAACCTTGATCTCCTACATCTACATAATCTCGACCATATTGAAAATCCGGTCAGCCCAAGGCCGGCGAAAGGCCTTTTCCACTTGCTCTGCCCATCTCACCGTTGTGACTTTATGGTTTGGCTCTGCCATTTTTCTGTATGTCAAGCCGGCTACACCAAATTCGTTGGACATGAACAAATTCATCAACAGTTTTAATACTATAATAACTCCACTGCTAAACCCTTTCATTTACACTCTAAGGAACAAAGATGTGAAGCAAGCCTTGAGCAAGGCATTCAGTAAGATGTGA